A window from Sphingomonas bisphenolicum encodes these proteins:
- a CDS encoding amidohydrolase family protein: protein MSQRALYYVATLGCTVAIAFNGTPAPAQPKFDVIDMHFHADRPDDQGPPGGKACAPYPEWGPRDPGQPMDGYLDWFTGRPDCPTVLSSPTDADTLRDRGIAQLKRYNVLALAGGPAEVVDDYRRHGDGHILPGIGFGSSGTLPPIEDLRRLHAEGKMQALSEITTQYAGIAPDDPRMEPFFAFAEANDIPIGIHMGPGPPGTAYFATPHYLVSAGDPLRLEPVLIRHPKLRVYVAHAGWPFGDAMIAMMFAHPQLYVDVAVLDWAYPDQQFYPYLRRLIDAGFERRIMFGSDNMVWPDAIGIAIERIRRAPFLTERQKRLILHDNAASFLRIKG from the coding sequence ATGAGCCAGCGAGCGCTTTACTACGTAGCGACGCTTGGCTGTACCGTTGCTATCGCCTTTAACGGAACACCAGCTCCCGCTCAGCCGAAGTTCGACGTGATCGATATGCATTTCCACGCCGATCGTCCTGACGATCAGGGACCTCCCGGGGGCAAGGCCTGCGCTCCCTATCCTGAATGGGGCCCGCGCGATCCCGGGCAACCGATGGACGGGTATCTCGACTGGTTTACCGGCCGCCCCGATTGCCCGACCGTGCTGTCATCGCCGACCGACGCGGATACTCTGCGCGATCGTGGCATCGCCCAGCTGAAACGGTACAATGTGCTGGCCCTTGCCGGCGGCCCAGCGGAGGTGGTGGATGACTATCGCCGTCATGGGGATGGCCACATACTTCCTGGCATCGGCTTCGGCAGCAGCGGCACCCTCCCTCCGATTGAAGATCTGCGCCGGCTCCACGCCGAAGGCAAAATGCAGGCGCTGAGCGAGATTACCACGCAATATGCCGGCATCGCCCCCGACGATCCACGCATGGAGCCCTTTTTCGCTTTCGCGGAGGCCAACGACATCCCGATCGGCATCCACATGGGGCCCGGGCCCCCTGGGACAGCTTACTTCGCCACGCCGCATTATCTCGTCTCGGCCGGTGATCCGCTCCGCCTAGAACCCGTGCTCATCCGTCATCCCAAGCTGCGGGTCTATGTTGCCCACGCCGGCTGGCCTTTCGGAGACGCGATGATCGCGATGATGTTCGCCCATCCGCAGCTCTATGTCGATGTGGCTGTTCTCGACTGGGCCTATCCCGACCAGCAATTCTACCCCTATCTGCGTCGGCTGATCGACGCAGGTTTCGAACGGCGGATCATGTTTGGGTCCGACAACATGGTATGGCCCGACGCTATCGGAATCGCGATCGAGCGGATCAGACGCGCGCCCTTTCTCACAGAGAGGCAAAAGCGTCTGATCCTCCACGACAACGCCGCTTCCTTCCTTCGCATCAAGGGATAA
- a CDS encoding Mu transposase C-terminal domain-containing protein — MIERKPSPAPRRSLKSLEAGLALYPHFRRHISLSGPVTAAQVQAISEATGLKERQIRTLAARFRVHPVAETLAPKPRGPAVGSHRIDPEVRAAIETLIDEIALKMVPPSRAEAARQIWGLLHADNGDHRFPADLIPSEKTIERLLAEIPSRVWAKATMGSKTRSAHEPHPGEYASEGFLDLVQMDHTKGDVILVDSLRREQLGRPWITFLIEIWTRSILGYYVSFGDPSIFRCGRAVASAVLPKEPALAHLGVDVSYPMHGLFRRLHADQAKPHRSEAFRRACVRNGIGPDVRRPGPAHLGGHIERLIGTMIGKLRLLPGATGSNVAARDGYDAEADAAMTLVEFERWLLCQIAIYHHAPHSALGGLCPAQMWEREAAKHSPLLPVSVDAGELFRQFLPSKSLTVHAKGIQIRYRHYWHPMLAARIGQRVEISWDERTIQHIYADLDGRYVELPVVGDYPDVWEADWEAARAGVRALGRAYQADGGRAATARAVAAANQEIHRARVRTKAARRQAKRREGEGTTLADLRYGEAPEKPPIDWKPVAELSEDDWLQERT, encoded by the coding sequence GTGATTGAGCGCAAGCCGTCTCCAGCGCCCCGGCGGAGCCTCAAATCGCTTGAGGCGGGATTGGCTCTCTACCCCCATTTCCGGCGACATATATCGCTTTCCGGCCCGGTGACAGCGGCTCAGGTTCAGGCGATTTCCGAGGCAACCGGCCTTAAAGAGCGGCAGATACGGACACTGGCCGCGCGCTTCCGGGTGCATCCGGTCGCGGAAACGCTGGCTCCAAAACCGCGTGGACCCGCTGTTGGATCGCACAGGATCGATCCCGAGGTGAGGGCCGCCATCGAGACGTTGATCGACGAAATTGCGCTCAAGATGGTGCCGCCATCGCGTGCGGAAGCGGCGCGGCAGATTTGGGGCCTGTTGCACGCGGACAACGGAGATCATCGCTTTCCCGCCGATCTGATCCCAAGCGAGAAGACGATCGAGCGGCTTCTGGCTGAGATTCCGAGCCGTGTTTGGGCGAAAGCGACGATGGGATCGAAGACGCGGAGCGCCCATGAACCGCACCCCGGCGAATATGCAAGCGAGGGATTTCTCGACCTGGTTCAGATGGATCACACCAAGGGCGATGTCATCCTGGTCGATAGTCTGCGGCGCGAACAGCTCGGAAGACCGTGGATCACCTTCCTCATCGAAATCTGGACCCGGTCCATTCTTGGTTACTATGTCAGCTTCGGCGACCCCTCGATATTCCGGTGCGGACGGGCGGTTGCGAGCGCTGTGTTGCCCAAAGAGCCGGCCCTCGCCCACCTGGGCGTCGATGTCAGCTATCCGATGCACGGTTTGTTCCGGCGCTTGCATGCCGATCAGGCCAAACCGCATCGCTCCGAAGCCTTCCGGCGCGCCTGCGTCCGCAATGGGATTGGCCCCGATGTGCGGAGGCCCGGGCCGGCCCATCTTGGCGGGCATATCGAGCGGCTGATCGGCACGATGATTGGAAAACTGCGGCTTTTGCCCGGTGCGACCGGATCGAACGTGGCGGCGCGCGACGGCTATGATGCCGAGGCGGACGCGGCGATGACGCTTGTGGAATTCGAGCGCTGGCTGCTGTGCCAGATCGCGATCTATCATCACGCGCCGCATAGCGCGCTGGGCGGCCTGTGTCCGGCCCAGATGTGGGAGCGCGAGGCGGCGAAGCACAGCCCGCTGCTGCCCGTGTCGGTCGATGCGGGCGAACTGTTCCGCCAGTTTCTGCCGTCGAAGTCGCTCACGGTCCATGCCAAGGGTATCCAGATCAGATATCGCCATTACTGGCACCCGATGCTTGCCGCCAGGATCGGCCAAAGGGTCGAGATCAGCTGGGATGAGCGGACGATCCAGCATATCTACGCCGACCTCGACGGCCGCTATGTCGAATTGCCGGTTGTCGGCGACTATCCCGACGTCTGGGAGGCGGATTGGGAGGCCGCCAGGGCAGGAGTGCGGGCGCTAGGCCGGGCCTACCAGGCCGATGGCGGTCGCGCGGCGACGGCGCGGGCGGTGGCCGCCGCCAATCAGGAAATCCACCGCGCCCGCGTTCGCACGAAGGCGGCGCGGCGCCAGGCAAAGCGCCGCGAAGGCGAGGGGACGACGCTCGCGGACCTCCGGTATGGCGAAGCGCCGGAAAAGCCGCCCATTGACTGGAAACCGGTCGCCGAGCTCAGCGAAGACGACTGGTTGCAGGAGCGGACATGA
- a CDS encoding YoaK family protein → MNRYERSVWGLAACFSALAGFVDALGFLYLGGFFVSFMSGNSTRLAVGLSEHVADALTAGGLIASFVVGVMLGSLCGRTIRRARHGALMYLIAAMLTAASLLAAADATWAAAAVLAMAMGAENALFEHDGEVQIGLTYMTGTLVKLGQRLLSALMGGDRFGWVPYLLLWLGLLAGAVLGAMLFGLIGHQAIWVAAASALLLGIALHRRDVNLTPSAKAPRP, encoded by the coding sequence ATGAACCGCTATGAGCGAAGCGTCTGGGGTCTCGCCGCCTGTTTTTCCGCGCTCGCCGGCTTTGTCGACGCGCTCGGCTTCCTGTATCTCGGCGGCTTCTTCGTCTCCTTCATGAGCGGCAACTCCACGCGGCTTGCCGTCGGGTTGAGCGAGCATGTCGCAGACGCCCTGACCGCCGGCGGGCTGATCGCATCCTTCGTCGTGGGCGTCATGCTCGGCTCACTGTGCGGACGAACCATCAGGCGCGCCCGCCATGGTGCGCTCATGTATCTCATCGCGGCCATGCTGACTGCCGCTTCTTTGCTTGCGGCGGCCGACGCGACCTGGGCCGCGGCTGCGGTGCTCGCCATGGCAATGGGCGCAGAAAATGCCCTGTTCGAACATGATGGCGAGGTACAGATCGGCCTCACCTACATGACCGGTACGCTCGTGAAGCTGGGCCAGCGCCTGTTGTCCGCGCTTATGGGCGGCGACCGGTTCGGATGGGTTCCCTATCTCTTGCTATGGCTTGGCCTCCTGGCGGGCGCAGTGCTGGGCGCCATGCTGTTCGGCCTCATCGGCCACCAGGCCATCTGGGTTGCCGCCGCTTCGGCCTTGCTGCTTGGCATCGCTCTCCATCGCCGCGACGTGAACCTGACACCCTCGGCGAAGGCGCCGCGCCCATGA
- a CDS encoding TniB family NTP-binding protein — protein sequence MSAAATAPSLAPSFWIDFEEARNAVETIVDVAHDDPEERPTCIVLTGQSGMGKTSILREAQRRLAEAFPEPADWGEARYQPVLRTVIPSSPTSLKINLALLWKQGWPIRTNTHKTADLKVVDLLAEQGTRLVAIDNVHVILTASGVARRDTLDAFRFLMSAGNVPLVVAGLDVARQIFADDVELAYRSIILKLPLWEPGEPAQRLIRALARGMGMEEPDHLAEPAFAERIWRTSGGVTGNFKRILHWSGKVARRHDRRFVTQDDITEALQLFTPYSPE from the coding sequence ATGAGCGCCGCTGCGACCGCGCCATCGCTGGCGCCCTCCTTCTGGATCGATTTCGAAGAAGCGCGGAACGCGGTCGAGACGATCGTCGATGTCGCGCATGACGATCCCGAGGAACGCCCGACCTGCATCGTGCTCACCGGACAGTCCGGCATGGGCAAAACCTCGATCCTGCGCGAAGCGCAGCGCCGCCTTGCCGAAGCCTTTCCCGAGCCCGCCGATTGGGGCGAGGCGCGCTATCAGCCCGTGCTGCGCACGGTCATTCCCTCGAGTCCGACCTCGCTCAAGATCAACCTCGCCCTGCTCTGGAAACAGGGCTGGCCGATCCGCACGAACACGCACAAAACCGCCGATTTGAAGGTCGTCGACCTGCTGGCCGAACAGGGCACGCGGCTGGTCGCGATCGACAATGTCCATGTGATCCTGACCGCGAGCGGCGTTGCGCGGCGCGATACGCTCGATGCGTTCCGCTTCCTGATGAGCGCGGGCAATGTGCCGCTGGTCGTGGCGGGCCTCGATGTCGCCCGGCAGATCTTCGCCGACGATGTCGAGCTGGCGTACCGCTCAATCATCCTCAAATTGCCGTTATGGGAGCCGGGCGAGCCCGCGCAGCGCCTGATCCGCGCGCTGGCCCGCGGCATGGGGATGGAGGAGCCCGACCATCTCGCCGAACCCGCGTTCGCCGAGCGCATCTGGCGGACCAGCGGCGGGGTCACCGGGAACTTCAAGCGCATCCTGCACTGGTCGGGAAAGGTCGCGCGGCGGCATGACCGCCGGTTCGTGACCCAGGACGATATCACCGAGGCGCTGCAATTGTTTACGCCTTATAGCCCGGAATGA
- a CDS encoding fused MFS/spermidine synthase — protein sequence MTDGGGVGPSIDLELFHDMVFDLRFDRPAPGSNLEGRFQRAGNIPIALDAPFGETGPMLFRFGDMLSLLFDWTTVQSGMRISDPDHLLFDYTRMMMGFRLFRPAPRKIEMIGLGGGSLAKACYRCLPQCDITVVEIDPAVIDLREQFHIPPDDDRFRVICADGLDYILSAPGAPDILILDGFDSRGLPPALSERSFYDSCRDRLGRNGLLVANLCDNAMAFTTLERRIGASFENRTIVVPAENGGNRVVFASIDPAFPPARQTVRGHLPDTDVVDYDAKARRIVRALARASLEVPGTEH from the coding sequence ATGACCGACGGGGGCGGGGTAGGGCCGTCGATCGATCTCGAGCTGTTTCACGACATGGTCTTCGATCTGCGGTTCGATCGGCCTGCGCCAGGCAGCAATCTCGAGGGCCGCTTCCAGCGCGCAGGGAACATCCCGATCGCGCTCGACGCGCCTTTTGGCGAGACGGGGCCGATGCTGTTCCGGTTCGGTGACATGTTGTCGCTCCTCTTCGACTGGACCACGGTCCAGAGCGGCATGCGGATCAGCGATCCCGACCATCTCCTGTTCGACTATACGCGCATGATGATGGGCTTCCGCCTGTTCCGTCCCGCGCCGCGAAAGATCGAAATGATTGGCCTGGGTGGCGGATCGCTCGCCAAGGCCTGCTATCGCTGCCTGCCCCAGTGCGACATCACCGTGGTCGAGATCGATCCCGCAGTCATCGACCTGCGCGAGCAGTTCCACATTCCGCCCGACGACGACCGGTTCCGCGTGATCTGCGCTGATGGCCTGGACTATATCCTCAGCGCCCCCGGCGCGCCCGACATCCTCATTCTCGACGGCTTTGACAGCCGGGGCCTTCCCCCGGCGCTGAGCGAGCGGTCCTTCTACGACAGCTGCCGAGATCGCCTCGGCAGAAACGGACTGCTGGTGGCCAATCTGTGCGACAATGCCATGGCCTTTACCACGCTCGAACGCCGTATCGGGGCCAGCTTCGAGAACCGCACGATCGTCGTTCCGGCCGAAAATGGCGGGAACCGTGTCGTCTTCGCGAGCATCGACCCCGCGTTTCCGCCCGCGCGTCAGACCGTTCGCGGCCATCTGCCCGATACGGATGTCGTCGATTACGATGCCAAGGCTCGCAGGATCGTACGCGCTCTGGCGCGCGCCTCGCTCGAGGTGCCCGGTACCGAACATTGA
- a CDS encoding DUF7146 domain-containing protein, producing MPLTALRPSQELIDLVGALGGTWSGNVAMCRCPAHADSDPSLSIRQGDRGILVTCFAGCAREDVLRELRRVRAGRHFPAPSSAEGRGRGDPQRVWDQGTEIIGTLGETYLRGRHLVPLVQGLRFHPRCPYLPKPRTQFLPALLVPVQEGQRLTAIQRIFLDPDGRYTRKVMLGTPGRGAWQGARPADILAIAEGFETARAFTLLRGIPCWASLGARRLHQLQIPASVTRLFVAGDNDPEGQRAMAQAMECYARPDLDLVEALPPAPFKDWARVLEAEVQAGRR from the coding sequence ATGCCGCTCACAGCCCTCAGACCGTCCCAGGAACTCATCGATCTCGTTGGCGCCCTGGGGGGCACATGGAGCGGCAATGTCGCCATGTGTCGATGCCCAGCCCATGCCGACAGCGACCCCAGCCTTTCGATCCGCCAGGGCGACCGCGGTATCCTCGTGACCTGCTTTGCCGGCTGCGCCCGCGAAGACGTGCTGCGTGAGCTTCGGCGCGTGCGAGCGGGCCGACATTTTCCTGCACCCAGCAGCGCCGAAGGGCGGGGAAGGGGCGATCCACAGCGCGTCTGGGACCAGGGCACCGAGATCATCGGTACGCTTGGGGAAACCTACCTGCGCGGGCGCCACCTCGTGCCGCTCGTCCAGGGCCTGCGGTTCCATCCACGTTGTCCCTATCTTCCCAAGCCGCGAACGCAGTTTCTTCCCGCCTTGCTGGTCCCCGTCCAGGAAGGTCAGCGCCTGACCGCCATCCAGCGCATCTTCCTGGACCCTGATGGCCGCTATACGCGCAAGGTCATGCTGGGCACGCCGGGGCGCGGGGCGTGGCAAGGCGCGCGTCCCGCGGATATCCTCGCCATTGCAGAGGGTTTCGAGACCGCGCGGGCCTTCACCCTGCTGCGCGGCATTCCGTGCTGGGCCAGCCTGGGTGCCCGAAGGCTTCACCAGCTTCAGATACCCGCTTCAGTGACGCGGCTCTTCGTGGCGGGTGACAATGATCCCGAAGGCCAGCGTGCCATGGCGCAGGCGATGGAATGCTATGCGCGCCCCGATCTTGACCTCGTGGAAGCGCTGCCGCCCGCTCCCTTCAAGGATTGGGCGCGGGTGCTCGAAGCCGAGGTCCAAGCCGGTCGGCGCTGA
- a CDS encoding ParA family protein, giving the protein MPVITIAQSKGGAGKTTLALALASEFEALGGSVFMLDADRQNSLLNWYRDRMNADRGGEGRITVEDASQLRDADIGPAIARARDAAQLVIVDSEGTSNFKTAYAAMDSDFVVIPTRSSRLDLERTVETSDMLGKMCGGVPYRVLITQTGQVARSKAEWEIDSQISNALPTFNEQMHTLDAFRAMSNYRMTLAEVEAAGLAKTEKARRIAQGILADILSEIQNKEAVNA; this is encoded by the coding sequence ATGCCCGTCATCACGATCGCGCAAAGCAAAGGCGGCGCCGGTAAGACCACGCTCGCGCTCGCGCTTGCTTCCGAATTCGAGGCGCTCGGCGGTTCGGTCTTCATGCTCGACGCCGACCGTCAGAACAGCTTGCTCAACTGGTATCGGGATCGGATGAATGCCGACAGGGGAGGGGAGGGGCGCATCACGGTGGAAGACGCCTCGCAGCTCCGGGACGCGGACATTGGACCCGCTATCGCGCGCGCGCGCGATGCCGCGCAGCTCGTCATTGTCGATTCCGAGGGCACTTCCAACTTCAAGACAGCCTACGCGGCGATGGACTCCGATTTCGTCGTCATTCCGACGCGCTCATCGCGCCTCGATCTCGAGCGCACCGTGGAAACCAGCGACATGCTGGGCAAGATGTGTGGCGGCGTGCCCTACAGGGTCCTGATCACGCAGACAGGGCAGGTCGCCCGCTCTAAGGCCGAATGGGAGATCGACAGCCAGATCAGCAATGCTCTGCCGACGTTCAACGAGCAGATGCATACGCTCGACGCGTTCCGCGCCATGTCCAACTATCGCATGACGCTGGCCGAGGTGGAGGCCGCCGGCCTGGCCAAGACCGAGAAGGCGCGGCGCATCGCGCAAGGCATCCTGGCCGACATACTCAGCGAAATTCAGAACAAGGAGGCCGTCAATGCCTGA
- a CDS encoding replication initiation protein, with amino-acid sequence MKPDSDIVEIEVSPDADGLSRTLRVADVIRRRDLDFVSKPGELVESEFETGSLSAAGRKAFALMLRKAGPDAGEDRNFTITKKELRGSHKGNERIQPVMDELLRVIVRIRTTTKKGKPAIMSQSLLSSCVEEISEDGMSVVEYEFSEAFKRVMQRSDYYARVNLGVMLALQSRYSLTLYDLGCLIINRQNRVVKMEVEELRRRLGVPEGSFKNFAEFRRDVLAKSKLEIDQLADFTVEWDEIRGSGRGRPVEAVKLTFSPKDPVDQEETAKELDRPKVGRRARRDGTVETVAPPPVPLPSARPFPSGSLSFCPDQRIITIFRDFGGGWDKDMIADAYRQKMGAKLETLTGAALYKSWEGFCKSWVAMRGTP; translated from the coding sequence ATGAAGCCCGATTCGGACATCGTTGAGATCGAGGTTTCCCCGGACGCGGATGGCCTGAGCCGGACGCTGCGGGTCGCTGATGTGATTCGCCGCCGCGATCTCGATTTTGTAAGCAAACCGGGCGAACTCGTCGAATCCGAGTTTGAAACCGGCTCCTTGAGCGCCGCCGGGCGCAAGGCCTTCGCCCTCATGCTGCGCAAGGCTGGGCCGGACGCTGGCGAGGACAGAAACTTCACGATTACCAAGAAGGAACTGCGCGGGTCGCACAAGGGCAATGAGCGCATCCAGCCCGTGATGGACGAGCTTTTGCGCGTGATCGTGCGCATCCGCACGACGACCAAGAAGGGCAAGCCCGCGATCATGTCGCAGTCCCTGCTCTCAAGCTGCGTCGAGGAAATCTCCGAGGACGGCATGAGCGTCGTGGAGTACGAGTTTTCGGAAGCCTTCAAGCGCGTGATGCAGCGCTCGGACTATTATGCGCGGGTCAACCTGGGCGTCATGCTGGCGCTGCAGTCGCGCTATTCGCTGACGCTCTATGACCTGGGCTGCCTGATCATCAACCGGCAGAACCGTGTCGTGAAGATGGAGGTCGAGGAACTGCGCCGGCGTCTGGGCGTGCCGGAGGGTAGCTTCAAGAATTTCGCGGAATTCCGCCGCGATGTCCTGGCAAAATCGAAGCTGGAGATCGACCAGCTCGCGGATTTCACCGTGGAATGGGACGAGATCCGCGGGTCAGGGCGTGGACGGCCGGTCGAGGCTGTGAAGCTCACATTCAGTCCCAAGGATCCCGTCGATCAGGAGGAAACCGCCAAGGAGCTCGATCGGCCGAAAGTGGGTCGGCGTGCCAGGCGGGACGGAACGGTCGAAACGGTCGCACCGCCGCCCGTCCCCCTGCCCTCGGCGCGGCCTTTCCCTTCGGGATCGCTCAGTTTCTGCCCTGACCAACGCATTATCACGATCTTTCGCGATTTTGGCGGAGGCTGGGACAAGGACATGATTGCCGATGCCTACAGGCAGAAAATGGGCGCAAAGCTGGAGACCCTGACGGGCGCCGCTCTCTACAAATCGTGGGAAGGCTTCTGCAAAAGCTGGGTCGCGATGCGCGGGACGCCCTGA
- a CDS encoding Do family serine endopeptidase codes for MRNPDRIFASLLSTAAALGLVIGQPSSAAAQSPPAASPVVPRPGAPQSFADLTERLAPAVVNISTRQRVQMPSFSPFAGTPFERFFGGPTGPRTREAQSLGSGFILSADGYIVTNNHVITADGQGKVETITVTLHNGEEYPATLVGSDPASDLAVLKITSRKPLPFVNFGDSTRVRVGDWVLAIGNPFGLGGTVTAGIVSAVYRNTGTGRAYDRYLQTDASINRGNSGGPMFDSSGRVIGINNAIFSPTGGNVGIGFAIPAEIAAPIVEKLMAGKAIERGYLGVTIQPMTEDLASSLGVPRDRGEFVQSVEPGGPAAQAGIRAGDVILRVDGKDVTPSQSLSFLVASVEPGRKVAVELMRGNQRMTVTATPVLRPSEDKLARQGFGRDDRRFDDFDKDRASPSEKTLGLAVEPLTPSIARQLGASDVSQGLVISSVEGNSDAARKGLSRGDIILSANNRPVASAVDLEAAIRQARTAGRSAILLRVKGRGEAPAYVPVRLR; via the coding sequence GTGCGAAATCCTGACAGGATCTTTGCCTCCCTATTAAGCACCGCCGCCGCCCTGGGTCTTGTCATCGGCCAGCCATCGTCGGCTGCAGCGCAATCGCCGCCCGCCGCATCGCCAGTCGTGCCGCGCCCAGGCGCGCCGCAAAGCTTTGCCGATCTCACCGAAAGGCTGGCGCCCGCCGTCGTCAACATCTCGACCCGCCAGCGCGTGCAGATGCCGAGCTTCAGCCCCTTTGCCGGCACGCCCTTCGAGCGCTTCTTCGGCGGTCCCACCGGACCGCGCACCCGCGAGGCCCAGTCGCTCGGCTCAGGCTTCATCCTGTCCGCCGACGGCTACATCGTCACCAACAACCACGTCATCACCGCCGACGGGCAGGGCAAGGTCGAGACGATCACCGTCACCCTGCACAATGGCGAGGAGTATCCGGCGACCCTCGTCGGTAGCGATCCCGCCTCGGACCTGGCGGTCCTCAAGATCACGTCGCGCAAACCGCTGCCCTTCGTGAACTTCGGCGATTCCACGCGCGTCAGGGTTGGCGACTGGGTGCTCGCGATCGGCAATCCTTTCGGCTTGGGCGGCACGGTCACGGCCGGTATCGTCTCGGCGGTCTACCGCAATACCGGTACAGGGCGCGCCTATGACCGCTATCTGCAGACCGACGCCTCGATCAACCGCGGCAATTCGGGCGGACCGATGTTCGACAGCAGCGGGCGGGTCATCGGCATCAACAATGCGATCTTCTCGCCAACGGGCGGAAATGTCGGGATCGGCTTTGCCATCCCCGCGGAGATCGCCGCGCCGATCGTCGAAAAGCTCATGGCCGGCAAGGCCATCGAACGCGGTTATCTGGGCGTGACCATACAGCCGATGACCGAAGACCTCGCGTCATCGCTCGGCGTTCCGCGAGACCGCGGCGAGTTCGTCCAGAGCGTGGAGCCCGGCGGGCCGGCGGCACAGGCCGGCATCCGCGCCGGCGACGTTATCCTGCGGGTCGACGGCAAGGACGTCACCCCAAGCCAAAGCCTGTCGTTCCTGGTCGCGAGCGTCGAACCTGGCCGCAAGGTCGCAGTCGAACTCATGCGCGGCAACCAGCGCATGACCGTGACTGCCACGCCGGTGCTTCGTCCCAGCGAGGACAAGCTCGCCCGGCAGGGTTTTGGCCGCGATGACCGTCGTTTCGACGATTTCGACAAGGATCGCGCGTCACCCAGCGAAAAGACACTCGGGCTTGCCGTCGAACCGCTGACCCCAAGCATCGCGCGTCAACTCGGTGCGAGCGACGTCTCCCAGGGTCTCGTCATCAGCAGCGTCGAGGGCAATTCCGATGCGGCGCGCAAGGGCCTCAGCCGCGGCGACATCATCCTGTCGGCTAACAACCGGCCGGTGGCGAGCGCCGTTGATCTCGAGGCCGCGATCCGGCAGGCCAGGACGGCGGGACGATCGGCTATCCTCCTACGGGTCAAGGGGCGCGGCGAAGCGCCGGCCTATGTGCCGGTACGGCTGCGATAG